In Erigeron canadensis isolate Cc75 chromosome 7, C_canadensis_v1, whole genome shotgun sequence, one DNA window encodes the following:
- the LOC122609541 gene encoding protein LURP-one-related 15-like — protein MGFTEESSYLPQQVSKPICVVSPQFVCPHPFDMLSGKKLLALSDGNFGVTDVNGNLIFKVKGKLLSVHGKRLLVDAVGNRILTFHKKLTSARKRWQCFRGDGTDSRDHLFTAKLSNRTQFKTSLDVFLASNRNQDVADFKVKGNWFEKRCTVFAGESTTVIAEMSKKLNVQNIAFGVDTYTITVYPNVDYAFIVAIMAILNEICEEKSDDDEK, from the exons ATGGGGTTTACTGAGGAATCGAGCTACTTGCCACAACAAGTCAGTAAACCGATTTGTGTTGTGAGCCCACAGTTTGTGTGTCCACACCCTTTTGACATGTTGAGCGGGAAAAAATTGCTAGCTCTTTCTGATGGAAATTTTGGCGTAACTGACGTCAATGGTAACTTGATATTCAAAGTTAAAGGGAAGCTATTAAGTGTTCACGGTAAACGTCTCTTGGTTGATGCTGTTGGCAACCGTATCCTCACTTTCCACAAAAAG TTAACAAGTGCTCGCAAAAGATGGCAATGCTTTAGAGGAGATGGCACGGATTCTAGAGACCATTTGTTCACTGCCAAACTATCAAATCGAACCCAATTCAAGACTTCACTTGATGTGTTCTTGGCCTCCAACAGAAATCAAGATGTTGCTGACTTCAAAGTGAAAGGAAATTGGTTTGAAAAGAGATGTACTGTTTTTGCTGGAGAAAGTACTACTGTTATTGCAGAG ATGAGTAAGAAATTAAACGTTCAAAACATTGCGTTTGGAGTCGACACATATACTATTACAGTGTATCCAAATGTTGATTATGCCTTCATTGTTGCAATCATGGCGATTCTTAACGAGATATGTGAAGAGaaatctgatgatgatgaaaaatga